The following coding sequences lie in one Miscanthus floridulus cultivar M001 chromosome 9, ASM1932011v1, whole genome shotgun sequence genomic window:
- the LOC136481570 gene encoding uncharacterized protein isoform X1 has translation MARGSQIVRVWASMPAVALLATSVRLLRGCDQLRVQSPELIRRSLMIAPVPTMTKTRSSAAATGELFATQCTGQLFGSIQSYQDMSAKASIEPLPTIEFVA, from the exons ATGGCCAGAGGTTCCCAAATTGTCAG GGTTTGGGCTTCCATGCCTGCTGTGGCGCTATTGGCCACCTCCGTCCGTCTACTACGAGGCTGTGACCAATTGAGAGTCCAGAGTCCAGAGCTCATACGTAG GTCATTAATGATTGCTCCAGTTCCAACTATGACAAAGACCAGGTCGTCTGCCGCTGCTACTGGCGAGCTGTTTGCCACACAATGTACAGGTCAATTGTTTGGTTCTATCCAATCATATCAAG ATATGTCAGCGAAAGCTTCCATTGAGCCATTACCTACAATTGAGTTTGTTGCATAG
- the LOC136481570 gene encoding uncharacterized protein isoform X2: MARGSQIVRVWASMPAVALLATSVRLLRGCDQLRVQSPELIRRSLMIAPVPTMTKTRSSAAATDMSAKASIEPLPTIEFVA; this comes from the exons ATGGCCAGAGGTTCCCAAATTGTCAG GGTTTGGGCTTCCATGCCTGCTGTGGCGCTATTGGCCACCTCCGTCCGTCTACTACGAGGCTGTGACCAATTGAGAGTCCAGAGTCCAGAGCTCATACGTAG GTCATTAATGATTGCTCCAGTTCCAACTATGACAAAGACCAGGTCGTCTGCCGCTGCTACTG ATATGTCAGCGAAAGCTTCCATTGAGCCATTACCTACAATTGAGTTTGTTGCATAG